TAAGACCAACACCCAGCGCTGACATCGACGGAAGGCTACAAATACAGCGAGACTGGACTGGCCgatcgcattggcagcagcggcaccgaCGAGCGAGCAGCATCTCAAGCCACATCTTCATTGTGATCTTGCAGATACAGAGCTGCCTTGACTGTTCGGGCACATGCGCATCGCTGGTGATCAAGAACGACGCCTATCACCCTGGAAGCTGCCTTCCTACGCCGCTAAGACCAACACCCAGCGCTGACATCGACGGAAGGCTACAAATACAGCGCGACTGGACTGgccgatcatcatcatcatcatttatttacctttaagggccccagggggcattacataaggggggggggggcgaacagtaatcatgtcacaaagaacaaaattggaacataaacttatcacatgtagatacaactgtgaacacttcaaaagaaaacaagcaagtgagtaaacaaaaaaaagaaaaaagggccttcaacaggaattagttggggaataaatcaattaacatctgtttaaattttagggaattaacttcattcacaacactgtctggaaggacattccactcggctatggcagctggcaagaacgaggaattgaacgcattggttgaaccatgaatgcgttgaatactacggcaattatacaaacgtcgcgatgatcttaaagagggcataattaggctctcacgcagttggggaaaattataataaattttatgaaatagacagagtcttgctatcttacgacgggatgccaaggaaggtaaaccaacagaggatttgatattagtaacactcgaccgagaatcataatttgatattataaaccgagcggctcgattttgaatggcctctaacatatgtgttaaatacttttgatgaggattccaaatgctcgatgcatattcaagtttagtgcggatgaaagtttcgtatgcgattagtctaaccttagggggagaaaatgtgagcgatcgtctgatgaatcctagtgatctagaaacgctagcagcaagggacgttatgtgcttcgaccagttaagatcacttgttatttctatgccgaggtatctgtaggattcaacttcagatagcgcggtcctgtttagcgtgtaagaaaactgcaggttagatcgtttacgggacacgtgcataaacttgcatttagttTCGTTCAGTTTCATGAGCCAGGTCGAGCACCAACTTTGTATCAAGTTCAGGTCGTCCTGCAGCAATGACTGGTCGTTCGTAGTGCTAACACGGCGGTaaagaacgcaatcatctgcgaacaaacggatggatgatgaaatgccgacaggaaggtcattgataaagacaagaaacaggagcggcccaagaactgagccctgaggtactccagaggtgactttagtgacggtagaaggatggttgttgatgacggtgtattgcgaacgattagttaggaaactgcaaatccatgataatatcagcgggtgcagtgaaagggaggaaagtttagccaagaggcgctggtgaggaactcggtcgaaagctttcgaaaaatcgAGGTAGATAATATCTGTTTGAAACAAGGAGTCAAGGTTTAGGTGGAGGTCAGTCGCAAATTCGaaaagttgagtttcacatgagtagcctgaacggaatccgtgttggtttggaaagaaaaaagaatttctaTCGAGGTGATTAGCTACTTGGAAgtaaataatatgttcaagtagtttgcacgcaatgcatgttagcgagatgggacgataatttgatggatcagagcggttggcagcagcggcaccgaCGAGTGAGCAGCATCTCAAGCCACATCTTCATTGTGATCTTGCAGATACAGAGCTGCCTTGACTGTTCGGGCACATGCGCATCGCTGGTGATCAAGAACGACGCCTATCACCCTGGAAGCTGCCTTCCTACGCCGCTAAGACCAACACCCAGCGCTGACATCGACGGAAGGCTACAAATACAGCGAGACTGGACTGGCCgatcgcattggcagcagcggcaccgaCGAGCGAGCAGCATCTCAAGCCACATCTTCATTGTGATCTTGCAGGTTAGTGAAAGTCAGGTCCACATATCAATGTTTTAAGTATCATTTcaatcgctgctgctgctgccaaggtGTGACGTTTTGTGACAATGCCCCCACATATGCAGTGCTCTGTGTGTTCTGTAGATTGCACCTCGTCAGATGGCACTATTGACTGCAGTGAGTGTGGTCACAGATACCACACTGGGAAATGCACCGGAATTACCGATGCTacgctcaaaacaaagggagatgaATACCGTAAAGCCTGGCGCTGCATATTTTGTAGGCGCTCGAAAGCACGCACGCCGGCTACGCAGGATGCAAAACTCGCCAGTGATGATAGCGCGGATCTGAGGATCTGGATGATGGCAATTAGTGATAATCTTGACCAGCTGCTGCCTCTTAAAGAAACGATTGACGGTATCGAAGACTCATTTCAGCTGTTAAGCGACCAGTACGATGATTTGCTTTCACGCACAGAGCGGAACGAGCGCGAGGTGAAAGAACTAAGGAAGAGGGTGGAAAAGGTCGAAACACAGAACGATGATGTCACTCAACTGAAAGATGACATTGATGACCTTGAATGGAGGAGCCGCCGCCTCAACCTAGAATTTCATGGCATCCAAGAAACTGATAAAGAAAACCTGTTGGATAAGATAAATGCACTGACTGCCCAAATTAAACTTCCTGCACTCTCAGAGAATGATGTAGTGGCAGTTCACCGTCTGCCAGCAAAAAAAGATAAGATCCCAGGCATAATTTGTCGTTTCGCAAGGCAAGCTGACAGGGACGCGTGGTGGCAAAACAGAAAGAAACTGCAAGAAGCAGACGGAAATATCTTCGTGCTAGAAAACCTAACGAAAAGAACCCGTGCACTGTTGTTAGAGGCTAAGAACTGGGAAAAAGTTAAGAAATACAAATACGTGTGGCATAGCAATGGCCGAGTTCTGGTACGAAAGGCTGATGGACTGAATGCCGAATTGGTAGCGAACGTTGGCGACCTGGAGAAGCTTGCCTAAAGGCGGATGACCCATGAATATGGCGTCCTACGTTTTGCCGCACGACTTCCAGAAACACATAGGGAAACCGTTTTTGCAGTCATTTAAATGCTTTCATCTGAACATAACATCAATCAAATATAAAAAATTAGGTCTGGATTTACTTCTTGATGAGCTAAATGAGTCACTAGATTGTGTATTGGTAACTGAGACATGGTCAACGGACAGCACCGACGTTTATAAACTTGCTGGGTATAAATCTTGTTACTTAAATCGCTCCTCTGGAAGGGGTGGCGGAATTTGCATTttgataaacaaaatgtacaaatATGAACTGCTTGAAAATTTTTCCATCGTTACAGATGATTATGAAATTGTATCTGTTCTTGTTCACAACAATTTGTTGGTAGTTTGTTACCGTCCTCCACATGGAAAGATGGCGCCTTTCTTTGACTACTTAGAAACGCTGTTCTCCTTTGTAGATATTAATCGTTATAGTATTATATTTGGTGGTGATATTAACATAAATATGACGAATGCTTCTTTGCAAACTAACTTTTCTGTTTTGTTGAACACGCATAGTATTAGGAACACTATTGATATACCGACGAGAGTGACAGAAAGTTCATCCTGATTAATTGATGTGTTCCTTACTAATATTGACGCATGTAGAATCAAAGCGGGTGTACTTACGTCAGAtctcagtgatcacttgcctATATTTTTGTGTGCCAAAAGTCAGTTCAGCAAAAATAAAGCACGACATGCATATTTCGTTCAACATATGACACACTGCAACCTTTCCAAGTTTTATAGCAAAGTTTCACGCACTTCGTGGGATCAAGTTTTTGGTAGCGAAGATGCGAACGTTGCTTATGACACATTCATGAAAATACTGAAACCAATCTATGAGGAGAGTTTTCCTTTAGTAGCAAGGAAGAACGGTAGAAAAATCCGAAAACTATGGGTTAACGCAGAACTTTCCGCGAAGATTAGAAAAAAGAATAACTTGTACCACCAATTTGTCAaaagcaaagacaaaaaaaatacTACTAGAATTTAAAGCTTTCCGTAATCATCTAGATAAAGATATAAAAAAAGCCAGACGTGAATATTTAGACAATGTATTTATGCCTGCAGCAGGACAAATGGATGCAGTTTGGCGTAGACTGAACTCGATGCTAAATTACAAGATAGGAACTGAAAAAGTGTGTAAGATAAAAAGACATGATGCTGAGTTAACAGGAGATACCCTCGCGAACGCATTCAACCAACATTTTGTTCAAGGTAACACCGCCATTTG
The Amblyomma americanum isolate KBUSLIRL-KWMA chromosome 3, ASM5285725v1, whole genome shotgun sequence genome window above contains:
- the LOC144123485 gene encoding uncharacterized protein LOC144123485, coding for MGILCKEAATAIAPHPLDESRRIFLAFDQSHIIKNVRSQFLAKDMGGNKQITATPLKKLYKMQRGSTVKPIQSCLDCSGTCASLVIKNDAYHPGSCLPTPLRPTPSADIDGRLQIQRDWTGRSHWQQRHRRASSISSHIFIVILQCSVCSVDCTSSDGTIDCSECGHRYHTGKCTGITDATLKTKGDEYRKAWRCIFCRRSKARTPATQDAKLASDDSADLRIWMMAISDNLDQLLPLKETIDGIEDSFQLLSDQYDDLLSRTERNEREVKELRKRVEKVETQNDDVTQLKDDIDDLEWRSRRLNLEFHGIQETDKENLLDKINALTAQIKLPALSENDVVAVHRLPAKKDKIPGIICRFARQADRDAWWQNRKKLQEADGNIFVLENLTKRTRALLLEAKNWEKVKKYKYVWHSNGRVLVRKADGLNAELVANVGDLEKLA